One genomic window of Notamacropus eugenii isolate mMacEug1 chromosome 6, mMacEug1.pri_v2, whole genome shotgun sequence includes the following:
- the LRRC4C gene encoding leucine-rich repeat-containing protein 4C produces MLNKMTLHPQQIMIGPRFNRALFDPLLVVLLALQLLVVAGLVRAQTCPSVCSCSNQFSKVICVRKNLREVPDGISTNTRLLNLHENQIQIIKVNSFKHLRHLEILQLSRNHIRTIEIGAFNGLANLNTLELFDNRLTTIPNGAFVYLSKLKELWLRNNPIESIPSYAFNRIPSLRRLDLGELKRLSYISEGAFEGLSNLRYLNLAMCNLREIPNLTPLIKLDELDLSGNHLSAIRPGSFQGLMHLQKLWMIQSQIQVIERNAFDNLQSLVEINLAHNNLTLLPHDLFTPLHHLERIHLHHNPWNCNCDILWLSWWIKDMAPSNTACCARCNTPSNLKGRYIGELDQNYFTCYAPVIVEPPADLNVTEGMAAELKCRASTSLTSVSWITPNGTVMTHGAYKVRIAVLSDGTLNFTNVTIQDTGMYTCMVSNSVGNTTASATLNVTAATTTPFSYFSTVTVETMEPSQDEARTTENNVGPTPVIDWETTNVTTSLTPQSTRSTEKTFTIPVTDINNGIPGIDEVMKTTKIIIGCFVAITLMAAVMLVIFYKMRKQHHRQNHHAPTRTVEIINVDDEITGDTPIESHLPMPAIEHEHLNHYNSYKSPFNHTTTVNTINSIHSSVHEPLLIRMNSKDNVQETQI; encoded by the coding sequence ATGTTGAACAAGATGACCTTACATCCACAGCAGATAATGATAGGTCCTAGGTTTAACAGGGCCCTATTTGACCCCCTGCTTGTGGTGCTCCTGGCTCTCCAGCTTCTCGTAGTGGCCGGTCTGGTGAGGGCCCAAACCTGTCCTTCTGTATGTTCCTGCAGTAACCAGTTCAGCAAGGTCATCTGTGTGCGTAAAAATCTGAGAGAGGTCCCTGACGGCATCTCCACCAACACACGGCTCCTGAATCTCCATGAGAATCAGATTCAGATTATCAAGGTAAACAGCTTCAAACACCTCAGGCATCTGGAGATCCTACAGCTGAGCAGGAATCACATCCGCACCATTGAAATTGGGGCCTTCAATGGTTTGGCAAACCTCAACACTTTGGAGCTCTTTGACAATCGGCTGACCACCATCCCTAATGGGGCTTTTGTATACCTATCTAAACTGAAGGAACTCTGGCTACGGAATAACCCCATCGAAAGCATCCCTTCTTATGCTTTTAACCGAATTCCATCTTTGCGCCGATTGGACTTAGGAGAGTTGAAGAGGCTTTCGTACATCTCAGAAGGGGCCTTTGAAGGTCTCTCCAACTTGAGGTATCTAAACCTTGCCATGTGCAATCTGCGGGAAATCCCGAACCTCACACCACTCATCAAGTTGGATGAGCTGGATCTTTCTGGGAATCATTTGTCTGCCATTAGGCCAGGCTCTTTCCAGGGTTTGATGCACCTTCAGAAATTGTGGATGATCCAGTCACAGATCCAAGTGATTGAAAGGAATGCATTCGATAACCTTCAGTCTCTGGTAGAGATCAACCTGGCACACAATAATCTGACCTTACTGCCTCACGACCTCTTCACACCCCTCCATCACCTTGAGAGGATCCACCTGCATCACAACCCTTGGAACTGCAACTGTGATATTCTGTGGCTCAGCTGGTGGATAAAGGACATGGCGCCCTCAAATACTGCATGCTGTGCCCGCTGTAATACACCCTCAAACTTGAAAGGGAGGTACATTGGGGAATTGGACCAGAATTATTTTACCTGTTACGCCCCTGTGATTGTTGAGCCTCCCGCAGACCTCAATGTCACAGAGGGCATGGCAGCAGAGCTCAAGTGTAGGGCCTCCACCTCACTGACCTCTGTATCTTGGATCACTCCCAATGGGACGGTCATGACACATGGGGCATACAAGGTCCGGATTGCTGTGCTCAGTGATGGCACATTAAATTTTACTAATGTAACTATACAAGATACAGGCATGTACACATGCATGGTGAGTAACTCTGTTGGGAATACCACAGCTTCAGCCACCCTGAACGTGACTGCAGCAACCACTACCCCATTCTCGTATTTTTCCACTGTCACCGTAGAGACTATGGAACCTTCTCAGGACGAGGCCCGAACCACAGAGAACAATGTGGGGCCCACACCAGTCATTGACTGGGAGACCACCAATGTGACCACCTCTCTCACTCCCCAGAGCACAAGGTCAACTGAAAAAACATTTACCATCCCTGTGACCGATATAAACAATGGCATTCCGGGAATCGATGAGGTGATGAAGACCACTAAGATTATCATTGGTTGCTTTGTAGCCATCACCCTTATGGCAGCGGTGATGCTGGTCATCTTCtacaagatgaggaaacagcaCCATCGGCAAAACCACCATGCCCCCACGCGGACTGTTGAGATCATTAATGTGGATGATGAGATTACAGGGGACACACCCATAGAGAGCCACTTGCCCATGCCTGCTATAGAACATGAGCACCTAAATCACTATAACTCTTACAAATCTCCCTTCAACCACACAACAACAGTTAACACAATAAACTCAATACACAGTTCAGTGCATGAACCGTTGTTGATTCGAATGAACTCGAAAGACAATGTACAAGAGACTCAAATCTAA